The segment GCGAGACGAGCAGGCGCGCCGCTTCGGCCTGGTCGCACAGCACGGCATGCACGGCGTGCTCGCGCGGGCTGCGGTTGAACAGCACCAGCGGCACGTCGCGCCGGCCGAATTCAGCCATCTGCTCGTCCGACAGGCAGGCGGCCACGACGGCGCCATCGACCTGGTATTGCCACACATCGCCCAAGACCTTGCCGATGTCCGCTTCGCGCTCGAGGGTAAACAACAGGAGACGCTTGCCCTGGCGGGCGATTTGCTGGCTCAGGTCGGACAATACTTGCGGATAGTACAGATTGGCCAGGTTGGAAATGATGACGGCCACCAGGTTCGAGCGGCGCGTGATCAGGCTGCGCGCGGCTGCATTGGGGATGTAGTCGAGGCTGATGGCCGCCTGCATGACCTTGGCGTGGGTGGCTGGCGAAACGCTGGCGCCCGGCTTGAAGCAGCGCGACACGGCCGATTGCGACACGCCGGCCAGCAGGGCCACGTCATACGAGGTCACGCGCCGATCGGCACCGGGTATGGCGCGGGTGGTGGTGCTGGATGTCCTGGCTACAGTATTCTTTTTTCGCATAGTGGTCTGGCAAGCAACCTGTCTCAAAGTATTCCTGCAGGCCCGGCCGCTTGTGGCGGCCTGGGCGGGAAAAATGAGCATAGCGAAAATATTTCCATGTGGCAAGACTGTTTTCTTATCCATGTTGCAAATAATTTGATTTAATGGCAAGTGGTATGCTTGCTCCTCAATCTGGACTGTCGCAGGGGCCGCTGCCATAAGGGCTGATGCGTCCCGGCGGGTCCACGCGGCGGGCGCTGAAATCGCTGGCCAGGGTGGGTAAGGGGAAGTCCGCCGTGGCGCTCGCTTCCGTGCCGCTCACCGTACCCCGCACAGTCAATGCGATGCGCACCCAGGAACCGAAGTTGCGCGGATAGCTGACGGTGACGGTGGCCATGCCCAGCGCGTCGCTCAGGCCGCTGGCGCTGACGGTCAGGGGAATGCCCGGGTCGAGCACGCCATTGCCGTTGCCATCGTAGGCGGCATCAAAAATACCATTGCGCAAGACGTCCTCGTTGGCGCAGCTGTAATTGGGCAGGGCCAGGCGCCAGACGCCCGTGTCGGGGAACTCGGGCTTGTCCGCTTGCCACACATAGTATCCCTTGGCATAGCGGCTGGGCCAGGCGGCGGCCGTGATGGCGACGCCGGGCACGGCGTTGCCGGCGCTGTCGGATACGAATACGGCAAAGTCCTTTTGCAGCACGCTGGCTGAATACTCGCGCAGCAGGCTGCCCGTGCCCAGCTTGATCGACAGCGCTTGCCGCGCCACCGTCAGGCGCACGAGGGCCGTGGCCGCCGCTTGCGCAGCGCCCTCGATGCGGGCCTGGATCAGTACGCCATCGCGGCCGCTGTCGGCTGCTCCCGCCACGTACTCGGCACGCGCCAGGCCGTCGCTGCCCGTCAGCACGCGGCCCGCCTGCCGCAGGTAGCCGCCGCTGGGGTCGCTCAAGATGGTAAACAGCACGGGCGCGTTCTTGACCAGGTTGTTGGCCGTGCCATCGCGCACGGCGGCGCCGATGATGCTGATACTGGCGCTGCCGGCCGATGGCGTCATATTGGCGCGCAGCACGGCCGGCTCCGCTTGCACGGCCAATTTGCTGGCGGCGCTCAGGGGCGCGACGAATTCCAGCCGCGTCTGCGCCGAGGGGCCGCCGGCCACGGCCGCCGTGATGGTGGCCACGCCCGCGTTGGCCGATTGCACATAGCTGCGCGGCAAGTTGCCATTGCTGAACATCAAGCTGACAGGCAAGGCCTGGCTGCAGGCGCTGTCCGCAAACAGGCTGCCGCGCGAGGTCGACAGGCTGGCGCTACCCGTTTGCGCCACGCCCGCCTTGTCGTAGCGCACGTCGATGGGCTGGCACGCCAGGGTGACCACTTCCGGCAACACGTCGGCGCCGCCGGCATCCTGGCTTACGGCCGGGCTCAGGCGCAGGTCGCTGCCCGCCACGGCATACGCCTGTGTGGCGGCCGCGCCCAGCGCATTGACGGACACGGCATCCTTGCCCAGGCTGCCTGCCGTCAGGCGCAGCACCAGCTGGCCTTGCGCATTGCTGAGCGCTGCGCCGCCATCCTTGACACGCACGCCGTTGCCGGCGCCCGTGCTGTAGGCGATGGCGGCGCCGGAAACGGGTTTGCGCGCCGAGTCGCGCACGGTGACGGTGAGGTCGGCGCCCTGGCCCAGCATCAAGGCGGCGGGCCCCAGCACTTCCACGGTGCTGCCCGTGACGGCCACCGTACCCTTGCCGCTGCGCATGCCCACATTGGCCGTCACGGTGATGCTGCGGTTGCTGTTGGCGCCTCCCGTGCCCAGCAGGGCGCGCGCCTGGCCATTCTTGTCCGTCACGGCATCGACGCTGCCGAGGATGCCGGAATCGGTAGCAAAGGAAATCTTCGCGTTGGGCAAGGCGAGGTTGGCGTCATCCTTGACGAGGGCCGTGACGGCCACTTCACTGCCGGCCAGGCCCGCCGAAGCCAGTTCCGTGCTGGAAAACACGAGGTTGACGGCGCTGGCCAGGGTGGCCGGCTCGGGCGGCGTGACTGGCGGTATCACGGGCGGCGTCACCGGTGGCGTGACGGGCGGATTGAGGGGTGGCGGGCTGCCGCCGCAGCCTGCCGTGCCGTGCAGCCCGCAACCGGCGCCGGCCTGGGTATCGGCCGAACCGCCGCCGCAGCCGGCCAGGGAAACGAGGAAAGCCGCCAGCAAGGCAGCGGACAGGTGGCGCAGGGGAGCATGGGGCACGACGGGTCTCCGGGAGCTGGCCGAGTTGCTCGGCGTTAATTTCCCAAGAGTATCTTTTGCGGGCGGCTGGTACTTGATGCAAAGCAAGCTTATGCTGTTGAGCTCGTCGGACGGGTTTTGCTGGTGCAAAGCCCTGCCTTCTGATAACATAACGCCCCTTTATTCAGGGAAGGGTCGACATGGCCAATGCTTGCGGCGTCGATTTCGGCACGTCAAATTCCACGGTAGGCTGGGCGCGTCCCGGGCAGAGCACCATGCTCGGCCTGGAAGATGGCAAGACGACCTTACCGTCCGTCGTCTTCTTCAATGCGGAAGACGAGGAAGTCAGTTTTGGCCGCGCGGCGCTGGCCGGCTATCTGGCCGGTTACGAGGGGCGCTTGATGCGCTCGCTGAAAAGCTTGCTGGGTACCAGTCTCATCGATGGCCAGACGGAAGTGGGCGGCCGCGCGCTGCCGTTCCGTATGCTGTTGGCGCAATTCATTGGCGAAGTGAAACGCCGCGCCGAGCAGTCCGCCGGCCGCGAATTCTCGTCCGCCGTGTTCGGCCGTCCCGTCTTCTTTATCGATGACAATGTGCAAGCCGACCAGCTGGCGCAAGACACGTTGGCCGAAGTGGCCCGTTCCGTCGGCTTCAAGGACGTCGCCTTCCAGTTCGAGCCGATCGCCGCCGCCTTCGACTACGAGTCGCAGATAACCAAGGAAGAGCTGGTGCTGATCGCCGACATCGGCGGCGGCACCTCCGACTTTTCGCTGGTGCGCTTGTCGCCGGAACGGGCGAAAAAGGCCGAGCGCCGTGACGATATCCTCGCCACCGGCGGCGTGCACATCGGTGGCACGGACTTCGATAAATACCTGAGCCTGTCTTCCGTCATGCCGCTGCTCGGCTATGGCAGCCGCCTGCACAATAATAGCGAAGTGCCGTCCAGCTATTATTTCAACCTGGCGACCTGGCATACCATCAACCTGGCCTACACGAAGAAGATCTGGGTGCAACTGGCCGACGTGTGCCGCGATGCGCGTGAGCAAGACAAGATGGGGCGTCTGCAAAAGCTGATCGACGAGCGCGCCGGCCACTGGCTGGCCATGAAAGTGGAAGAGGGCAAGATCGCCCTGTCCGATGCGGCCGAAGTGCAGCTGGAACTGGACCGCTTGTCGCCCGCGCAAAGCCTGCTGCTCAAACGCGCGCAGTTCGACGAGGCCATTGGCCACCTGTGCGGTTCCGTGGAAGACACCGTGTTGCGTTTGCTGCGCGACGCGGGCGTGGCGCCGGAAGCCGTCGACACCGTCTTCTTTACGGGCGGCTCCAGCGGCGTGCGCTTGCTGCGTGAAAAGATCGCGGCCCTGGTGCCGGCCGCGCGCAAGGTCGAAGGCGACTTGTTCGGCAGTATTGGTGCCGGCTTGGCGCTGGACGCCGTGCGCAAGTTCGGCTAAGCTGGCCCACCGCAGCATCGCAGAAAGAGCCTGACTTCATGAATGTGTTTGACAAACCGATCGTCATGATCGACTTCGAGACGACCGGATTGTCGCCCGACATGGGCGACCGCATCACGGAAGTGGCGGCGCTGCGTATCGAGGGCGGGCGGATCACGGACCGCTACGTGACCCTGATCAATTGCAATGCGCGCATTCCCTCGTTCATCACGGGCTTGACGGGCATTACGCAGGCGATGGTCGACAAGGCGCCGCCCGTGGCCGAGGTGGTGCCGCAGTTGCTCGACTTTATCGGCAGCGATGCCTTGTCGGCGCACAATGCCAGCTTCGATGAAAAATTCCTGCGCGCGGAAAGCGCCAGGCTGAACCTGACACCGGCGCACCAGTCGCTCGTGTGTTCATTAAAACTGTCGCGCCGCGTGTTTCCCGGCATGGCCAGCTACAAGCTGGGCCAGCTGTCGAGCCAGCTGGGCATCGCCTTCAAGAGCGCCGCCCACAGGGCCGAATCCGATGCGGAAGTGGCGGCGCAAGTGCTGATCCATATCGGCCGCCATTTGCGCAGCAGCTACGGCATCGCCGACGTCGACGCGGACTTGCTCGTGTCGCTGAACAAGCTGGCCGCCGCCAAGGTGCCGCAATTCCTGCAAAAGCATCCATCGCGCCGCTGAGCGCCGATTCCTCTCTAAGCGGGCTCATCAAAACGATATGATTTTGTTATTTCGTTTGAGCCTGCTCAAGCCCTTCCCCCGCATCGAATTTAAAATTTAGGCAACACACGATTCGCCGCCCTGGGCCGCCGTTTTGCGCGTGCTGTCGGCAAGCGCGATGTGGATGGGGGCGCACATGGACAAGCACCATACTGCCAGAGATAGCCACCAGGCGTATATCTGGTTCCGCACGGCTGCCGAGCAGGGCAATGCCTACGCCCAGTTCAACCTGGGATTGATGTACAAAAAGGGCGAAGGCGTGGCGCAGGACGATGCGCGCGCCTTTGTCTGGCTGCGCCTGGCCGCGCTGCAGGGGCTGGCGTTCGCGCAGAATCACCTGGGTGCCATGTATTACCATTGCCGCGGCGTGGAGCAGAGCGATGAAGACGCCGTGCTGTGGTTTCGCCGCGCAGCCGCCCAGGGTGACGCCTCGGCCCAGCAAAACCTGGGACAGATGTACCGCAGGGGACGCGGTGTTCCGCAGAGCGACGAGCTGGCCCTGGCGTGGTTTTACCGCGCTTCAGAACAGGGCGTGGCCAGCGCGCAATCCTTGCTGGGCGAAGCGTATGCCCAGGGTCTCGGCGCGAAAAAGAACGATGCGCTGGCCCTGGCCTGGTTCCGCAAGGCAGCCTTGCAGGGCGATGCGCAGGCGCAGCTGAACCTGGGGCTCGTCTACAAGCGGGGCCAGGGCGTGGTGCAGAGCGATGCGCAGGCGCTGGCCTGGTTCCGCCAGGCCGCCGCCCAGGGACTGGCCGTGGCGCAGCGGCAACTTGGCGTGGCGTATGCGGAAGGTTTGGGCGTGGCGCCCGACCAGCTGCGCGCCTATGCCTGGCTGCAGCGGGCAGCCGAGCAGGATGACGCCGACGCCCAGTTCAACCTGGGCCTGATGCTGGCGCGCGGGCAGGGCGTGGACAAGGACGAGGCGCGCGCCGTCGCCTGGTACCGGCGTGCCGCCCTGCAAGGTCATTGCATGGCGCAATACAATCTGGGCGGCATGTTTGCGGGCGGGCGCGGCGTCACCCGCGATTTGCGCCAGGCGCTGGACTGGTATGCGAGGGCGGCGGCCCAGGGTGCGTCGAATGCGCAGTTCAACCTGGGCGTGATGTATGCCAATGGCCAGGGCGTGGAGCGCGACGAGGTGTGCGCCGTGCGCTGGTACCGCACGGCTGCCGACCAGGGCGACGCCAGCGCGCAGAACAACCTGGGCGTCATGTATGCGAACGGCCATGGCGTGCCGCAAGACGACGGCCTGGCCGTGCAATGGTATGCGCGCGCGGCCGGCCAGGGCCATGCGCTGGCCCAGTACAATCTGGGCGGCATGTACAACAGCGGTCGCGGCGTGGAGAGGGATCGCGTCTGCGGCTACGTGTGGCTGGCGCTGGCGGCCGAGGGCGGCGATAGCGGGGCGGCCAGGGCCCGGGAAGCGGCGGCGTCCAGGCTGGAACCGGCGCAGCTGCAGGAGGCGCAGCAGCGCATGCGGCAATGGCACCAGCTGCGCTTTCCACAACTGCCGCCGCGCGACTGAGACTGTGCGCGCATGGGCTGGCGCTGCATGCGATAATTGCCGACAGGCATGTCGCGAAGGCGGCGTCGTTCTTGGCACAGTGAAAGGTGGAACATGGTAAGGCAGGCAGGCGAGGACGCATCCGAGCAAAAAGTCATCGACGACATCGCCACGCATGGCTGGCATGGCGTGCATATCGGTGCCGATGAAGAAGGTCCCGGCTATGCTTTTACCATAGGCGCTGGCCACAGCTTCGGCCAGCCTGAATTTCTCATCATGGGCTTGCCGCGACACATGGCCCACCAGATACTCGACGTGGCGCTGGATGCCGCGCGCAGCGGCGCCATCACGGATTTCACGGCCACCACGGACGTCTTGCTGGAAGGCCATCAGTGCGCCTTCGTGCGTGTGCCGGTCGAGCAATACCGCGACTACGTCGGCTATGCGCGCTGGTATTACCAGGGCGATGACTTTACTTTGTACCAGATCGTCTGGCCGTCGCGCGATGGGCATTTTCCATGGCAGGCGCAAGCGAGCGCGCAGTATGTGGCGAGCCAGCCCCTGCTGGGACCGGCGCCGCTGGCCGCATGACGCGCATCGTCACGGGTACGGCTACCGTGTGCGTGTTCGACCCGGCCCTCTTGCGCCACAGGCTGGAAGACGACTGCGACTGGTGGAGCATCCCCAGCGCGGAACTGGCGGCCGTGAATGCGGGGCAAGCGGCGTTTTTCAACGTGGGCGGCGACGGCGCGTATGAACTCGCCTTGCATGCCGAACTTGCCGAGCCGCAGGTGATCGTGCACCTGGCCGTCGTCTCGGGCCGCGTCTTCATCGGCGCCGGAGAGGACGTCACGGGCGGCGGCCTGGAACCGGACACGGCCTATGGCGGCCTGTTCGTGGACCTGCCCGCAGGCAGCTACCGTGTGCAGGCGCGCCGCGATGGCGCCCACATCAGCCTGGCATTCGTGCCCGATGCGCGCAGCGGCAATGCGTTTGGCGACCTTGTGCGTATTTGATCTTGCGTACCCGTATTGCCCCGGGCTAGGCATCCATGCGCGCCGCGCCCGTGCCTTGCCGCCGGTCCAGGAACAGGCTGTTGCCGTGGATTTTCTTTGCCTGCTTCTTTGCTTCGGCCGCCTGCGTGGCGATCTGGTGGTGCGTGTAGTACTGGTGCGCCTCGACCTTGATGACGCCCAGCGACAAGCTGATCAACGAGTAAAACACTTTCTTGCCTTGCCGGTCTTCGCTGATGTAGCCGCCCCGTTCGCAGTCGCCCGTGCTGTAGTAGGCGAGGATGGCGGCCGCGAAGTCGTCCAGCATGGCCTGGCAGCGCGTTTCCCAGTCTTCGCTCTGGAACAGAATCATGAAATCGTCGCCGCCGATGTGGCCGATGAAGTCGCGGTTCGGGTCGCAATGGCTGCTGAGGATTTCTCCCGTCAGCTGGATTACGTCGTCGCCCTTGCGGTAGCCGTACACATCGTTGAAGGGCTTGAAGTGGTCGAGGTCGCAATAGCAGACCCAGAAGCGGCTGCCGCTGTGCAATAAGCGGTCGATATGTTCGTTGATGGGCACGTTGCCGGGCAATTGTGTCAGCGGGTTGGCGTAGCGGGCCGCGTTGATCTGCATCTGCGTGATTTCGCGCATCAGGTCGTGGCCCGTGCCCATGCCCAGGTAACGGCCGTGCTCGGTGATGATGAAGCCGTTGAACAGGTGGTGGGCATCGGATTGCACCATCGTGTAGCTGAGTTCCTGCAAGCTCGTCTCGTGGTCGGCAATCAGGGGCGTGGCATCCATGAACAGGCTGCATGATTTCCTACCATACAGTTCGCGCTGGTAAGGGCGGGCGAAGTGGTCGATCATGTCGAAGCGGCTGATCAGGCCCAGCGGCACGCCGTCGTCGACGACGGGAATGATCATCAGCTTCGGTTCCTTCAGGAAGATATCGTACACCTCGTTATTGTTGAGCTGCGGCGACACGGCCGCCACCTTGTGCAGCAGCTTGCGGATGCTGGCGCCATTTTTTTCCAGGCTGCTGCGCTGCGGATACACGGCCACGCCATTGCGCCCCAGCGCCTGCACCACTTCGGCCGGCAGGGCGCGCGCCGGCACGGCGTTGGGCCGGCCCAAATGATAGCCTTGCCCGAACGCCACGCCCAGGTCGCGCAAGACCAGCAATTCCGTCTGCGCCTCGATGCCTTCGGCGATGACCAGGGTGCCCGATTTCTCCGCGATTTCCTGGATCGAGCGCACGAACTGCAGTTTCACGGGATCGTTGTTGATGCCCTGGATGAAATGCATGTCGATCTTCACGTATTCCGGGCGCAGTTCCGACCACAGGCGCAGGCTGGAAAAACCTTCACCGAGGTCGTCAATGGCGATCTGGAAACCCATGTTACGGCAATGCAGCACCGCCTCGCGCATCAGCTCGTAATCGTAGGTGGGCTGGTTTTCCGTCAGCTCGATGATGACACGGTCCGGATTGATGCCGATGTGCTCGATGTATTCCAGGGTTTCGCCATGGCGGGCATTGCGCAGCAGCAGGCATTCGGGGCTGACGTTGAGAAACAGTTTTCCCGGCAACTGCAGTTCGGCGAAGCGTTCAAGCACCACTTGCCGGCACAGGTGTTCCACTTCCAGGGTCAGATCGTGCGCGCGCGCCACCTTGAACAGATTCATCGGCGCGTGCAGGGGGCTGTCGGACGGCCCCCGTATCAAGCCTTCGTAACCGATGATGTCGCCGCTGTGCATGTGGATGATGGGCTGGAACAGCGCGCTGAGCTTGCGGCCCGCGAGGATCTCGTGCAAGGCGTCCGTCCCTTCGATGGTCATGGGAAGCGATGGCGGTTTCAGGTAAGCCACGTTCGATGGCATCACGCCGGGCGGCGCGGCGGTGGTGGAAGGGAGGGCGAGAGTGTGCATAGGAGGCTGTGGCGGCACGGCCTCTGGACGGGCCATGAACATGTTGCCGATAGTAAAGAAGATTTATGACAGCTTGATGAAACGACTTTGCTTTTGATAATGTTTCTTGTATGAACGTCAGCTTGTCGATTTCGCGGAAAGCGAGATTTATCATGGCGATCCATGTGAATTTGCCAAACAAAAGACGGCAAATTCCTCAGATAACTGTGCTTTAAAAGTGGCAATCCGCGCTATGATTTCTCTTGGCGAAAGTCAACATGGGCAGCCGCGGCGTATGCCTGGCCTGCTTTCCTCGACATCCAACAATGAGACAAACAACCCATGCAATTACGTAGTGCAACCCTCATATTCAGCTTGCTGGCCGCTTTCGGTGGCAATGCCCTGGCGCAAAGCGCCGCGACGCCATCGTGCCCGGCCGGCGACGGCGCTCCGGTGACGTATCCTGTCAGCAAAAAAGTCGACCAGCAAGACAGCTATTTCGGCACCACCATTGCCGATCCGTACCGTTGGCTGGAAGATGCCAACAGCGCGGAAACGGGCGAGTGGGTCACGGCGCAAAACAAGCTGACGCAGTCGTACCTGGGCACCATCCCCGAGCGCGCCGCGATCAAGCAGCGCCTGACCAAGCTGTGGAACTATGAGCGTTTCTCTACACCAACGAAGCAGGGCGGCCGCTACTTCTACAGCCGCAATGACGGCTTGCAAAACCAGGCCGTGCTGTACACGGTGAAAAAACTGACGGACGAGCCACGCCTGCTGCTGGATCCGAACACCCTGTCCACGGATGGCACGGTGGCGCTGGCCGGCACCTCGATCAGCCCGAACGGCAAGTACCTGGCGTACGCCACGGCCGCTTCCGGTTCCGACTGGAACGAGTGGAAAGTGCGCGACATCGAGAC is part of the Janthinobacterium sp. 67 genome and harbors:
- a CDS encoding DUF6386 family protein, with amino-acid sequence MTRIVTGTATVCVFDPALLRHRLEDDCDWWSIPSAELAAVNAGQAAFFNVGGDGAYELALHAELAEPQVIVHLAVVSGRVFIGAGEDVTGGGLEPDTAYGGLFVDLPAGSYRVQARRDGAHISLAFVPDARSGNAFGDLVRI
- a CDS encoding DUF4262 domain-containing protein: MVRQAGEDASEQKVIDDIATHGWHGVHIGADEEGPGYAFTIGAGHSFGQPEFLIMGLPRHMAHQILDVALDAARSGAITDFTATTDVLLEGHQCAFVRVPVEQYRDYVGYARWYYQGDDFTLYQIVWPSRDGHFPWQAQASAQYVASQPLLGPAPLAA
- a CDS encoding 3'-5' exonuclease, whose translation is MNVFDKPIVMIDFETTGLSPDMGDRITEVAALRIEGGRITDRYVTLINCNARIPSFITGLTGITQAMVDKAPPVAEVVPQLLDFIGSDALSAHNASFDEKFLRAESARLNLTPAHQSLVCSLKLSRRVFPGMASYKLGQLSSQLGIAFKSAAHRAESDAEVAAQVLIHIGRHLRSSYGIADVDADLLVSLNKLAAAKVPQFLQKHPSRR
- a CDS encoding tetratricopeptide repeat protein, giving the protein MDKHHTARDSHQAYIWFRTAAEQGNAYAQFNLGLMYKKGEGVAQDDARAFVWLRLAALQGLAFAQNHLGAMYYHCRGVEQSDEDAVLWFRRAAAQGDASAQQNLGQMYRRGRGVPQSDELALAWFYRASEQGVASAQSLLGEAYAQGLGAKKNDALALAWFRKAALQGDAQAQLNLGLVYKRGQGVVQSDAQALAWFRQAAAQGLAVAQRQLGVAYAEGLGVAPDQLRAYAWLQRAAEQDDADAQFNLGLMLARGQGVDKDEARAVAWYRRAALQGHCMAQYNLGGMFAGGRGVTRDLRQALDWYARAAAQGASNAQFNLGVMYANGQGVERDEVCAVRWYRTAADQGDASAQNNLGVMYANGHGVPQDDGLAVQWYARAAGQGHALAQYNLGGMYNSGRGVERDRVCGYVWLALAAEGGDSGAARAREAAASRLEPAQLQEAQQRMRQWHQLRFPQLPPRD
- a CDS encoding GGDEF domain-containing protein; the protein is MTIEGTDALHEILAGRKLSALFQPIIHMHSGDIIGYEGLIRGPSDSPLHAPMNLFKVARAHDLTLEVEHLCRQVVLERFAELQLPGKLFLNVSPECLLLRNARHGETLEYIEHIGINPDRVIIELTENQPTYDYELMREAVLHCRNMGFQIAIDDLGEGFSSLRLWSELRPEYVKIDMHFIQGINNDPVKLQFVRSIQEIAEKSGTLVIAEGIEAQTELLVLRDLGVAFGQGYHLGRPNAVPARALPAEVVQALGRNGVAVYPQRSSLEKNGASIRKLLHKVAAVSPQLNNNEVYDIFLKEPKLMIIPVVDDGVPLGLISRFDMIDHFARPYQRELYGRKSCSLFMDATPLIADHETSLQELSYTMVQSDAHHLFNGFIITEHGRYLGMGTGHDLMREITQMQINAARYANPLTQLPGNVPINEHIDRLLHSGSRFWVCYCDLDHFKPFNDVYGYRKGDDVIQLTGEILSSHCDPNRDFIGHIGGDDFMILFQSEDWETRCQAMLDDFAAAILAYYSTGDCERGGYISEDRQGKKVFYSLISLSLGVIKVEAHQYYTHHQIATQAAEAKKQAKKIHGNSLFLDRRQGTGAARMDA
- a CDS encoding Ig-like domain-containing protein; the protein is MPHAPLRHLSAALLAAFLVSLAGCGGGSADTQAGAGCGLHGTAGCGGSPPPLNPPVTPPVTPPVIPPVTPPEPATLASAVNLVFSSTELASAGLAGSEVAVTALVKDDANLALPNAKISFATDSGILGSVDAVTDKNGQARALLGTGGANSNRSITVTANVGMRSGKGTVAVTGSTVEVLGPAALMLGQGADLTVTVRDSARKPVSGAAIAYSTGAGNGVRVKDGGAALSNAQGQLVLRLTAGSLGKDAVSVNALGAAATQAYAVAGSDLRLSPAVSQDAGGADVLPEVVTLACQPIDVRYDKAGVAQTGSASLSTSRGSLFADSACSQALPVSLMFSNGNLPRSYVQSANAGVATITAAVAGGPSAQTRLEFVAPLSAASKLAVQAEPAVLRANMTPSAGSASISIIGAAVRDGTANNLVKNAPVLFTILSDPSGGYLRQAGRVLTGSDGLARAEYVAGAADSGRDGVLIQARIEGAAQAAATALVRLTVARQALSIKLGTGSLLREYSASVLQKDFAVFVSDSAGNAVPGVAITAAAWPSRYAKGYYVWQADKPEFPDTGVWRLALPNYSCANEDVLRNGIFDAAYDGNGNGVLDPGIPLTVSASGLSDALGMATVTVSYPRNFGSWVRIALTVRGTVSGTEASATADFPLPTLASDFSARRVDPPGRISPYGSGPCDSPD
- a CDS encoding Hsp70 family protein; amino-acid sequence: MANACGVDFGTSNSTVGWARPGQSTMLGLEDGKTTLPSVVFFNAEDEEVSFGRAALAGYLAGYEGRLMRSLKSLLGTSLIDGQTEVGGRALPFRMLLAQFIGEVKRRAEQSAGREFSSAVFGRPVFFIDDNVQADQLAQDTLAEVARSVGFKDVAFQFEPIAAAFDYESQITKEELVLIADIGGGTSDFSLVRLSPERAKKAERRDDILATGGVHIGGTDFDKYLSLSSVMPLLGYGSRLHNNSEVPSSYYFNLATWHTINLAYTKKIWVQLADVCRDAREQDKMGRLQKLIDERAGHWLAMKVEEGKIALSDAAEVQLELDRLSPAQSLLLKRAQFDEAIGHLCGSVEDTVLRLLRDAGVAPEAVDTVFFTGGSSGVRLLREKIAALVPAARKVEGDLFGSIGAGLALDAVRKFG